From the Cucumis sativus cultivar 9930 chromosome 5, Cucumber_9930_V3, whole genome shotgun sequence genome, the window TTTCAAGAATTGAAAGTGGACCTGGTGGGGACAATTCCAAGAGTCAGCTCCAGACTTTACTCACGAGGGCTGGATATGCTGCACCCATCTATAAGACTAAGCAATTGAAGAACAATCAATTTCGAGCAACTGTGGAATTTAATGGACTGCAAATTATGGGACAACCTTGTACCAACAAAAAGAATGCTGAAAAGGATGCAGCAGCCGAGGCTCTTGAGTGGTTGATGGGTGGAAATCAGATGGGGCACGACTATGTCAACCAAATGTCTATGATGttaaaaaggagcaagaaggATCATAACTGACCCCAGCACTTCCTACCTTTTACCGGAAGCATAATTTGAGAAAGCAGTGAAAGGAGAGCACAATCAGTGAAAGCTCAGGTATTGCTCTTCGCCCAAATCTCATGATTTCTTTGGACATCGAGAACAGAAGAtacctacaaaaaaaaaaagcaaaaaaaaaaaaacttcatagATAGCAAACTTTGATATCTTGCAATTACTTTATCATAACAGGTCTGGAGGAGCAGAACTCGGGGTTCATGAAAATACAAGAACATTCAATTCCTAGGCTGGAACTTGGACCATGTGGCTGAGTTTGAAGGCACTGGAGTTTAATAAATGAGGGGACAAGAAAAAGTCACGATTGCAAGGGATATGGTGGAAGCGATGATACACTGCAAGGTTTGGTTCAAGAAATTACATGTGATAAATCttgtatataaattaaattagaacccagtcacatttttttgtaaaatatcatttttttttgggggggagGCAAAAAGAATAGTAGGCCTGTAAAATTCCCAAGTGAAATCTTCGATCTAGAAATTGGTAGCCTGGGTGAGAGAGAGTAAACAATGTCTAGTCCTCAAAAAACAGGCATGTCAGGAGAGAGTTGAAAGATGCAACAGTACAACACAGTCTGCACCTTTCTTGACTCTTCTTTTAAAGCCACTGGGTCCTCCTCCTTACACACTCTCTATCTTTCCCCTattctcttcctttttaagATGTTGGGTCCTTAGATTTCTATGAGAATTGGAATTGAATAGCGAAGGGAGAGCCCCCCAAAGAATGGAAAAAATCTTCCGTGCCAAAACATATATTGTTGAGATCACAAAGACCAAGTAGTAATATAGAGAAGGAGAATTTCTCAAATCCCTAGAGAAATAATTGTGTTCCTCCAGGTTCTTCCAACTGTAAagcatttaatttgaaagagaaGGTACAAAATTTGTTTCGTTTTTATGGTTGTTGATTCCAGGGGGATGAAACAGCGATAGTGCTGtaggaaaatggaaaagtgTCGGATGGAAAAATAGGGGGAATCAGACAGTGGGAGTAGAAGACAGGCTGTCTGTgaatgccatttttttttttttctttcttctttcttcttttttctttttttgataccttaaaaacacaaaatgttTTGATAGGATTGGACAGTGCTGCGCATTGGATGGCAGAAAGTGAGGCCAGAGAGTTATTGgaaatttaattgtttgtcTCTTAGTTTCTCAGAAATATTTTACCATCAATCAATACTACTCCTCACTCCTCCCTCTCTCTTCTTCCCCTTCAATTCTTAATTTCACCACTTTTGTGACTTTCTTACCCTTCATCCCATGTCCTTTCATATCGTGCTCTTGTTGCCTTGTCggctcttttcttttctcgaatcccatctctctctctctcttattaTAACTCAGATTTTATAAAACAGGAAAACAGATCTTACACATGATATTACCATTCTTTACAACTTTACATTCATTCACACTATCAATCGAAAGTTGTGTATGTTTAGGAacacttttgattttgaaatttgtgtttttttcatgatttctTTAGAGGGtgcttgcaaaaatagcaattttttttttatgataataggatTCGTGTCattacatttacatttttaaattgtagaagtaaaatttaaaagtagatgGCCTTATGATAAcatatcactaattacttgtcatatttgacATGCAAAAAGAGATGtaatgagttgtttttttaaaatgtttttgttatcttatgtcatttttctttctttaatgtaatatttatctttttaaactTGAATTGATTTATGaatatcaaagaaaattttctttctttaatgtaatttttatctttataaacttgatttgatttatGAATGGAAAGTTGATAACACAACCAAGGAAATTAAGAGGAGAAATAGTGATCgtacaaaattttaagaaaaaaagtctaaGGTTATGGGTTGTGttaaagtcattttttttttcggttTTGAAATCTAAGTatattctctcaatttttccAATGTTTTGAATCGTTCTTATTGCCAgagttgaattttgtattcaaAGTTTAATACAACAACACATTGGTAAAAAGTAGATAATAAAGcaataaatttaaaggttGAATGCATGTTAATagatataatttgaaaaaagtatGAGGTAAGTCAAATAGTTATTAAACATGGCATAATTGGATGAATGAATAGAACCTTATTTCTGAGTTAGTAGAGACATGAGGTGATATCTACTATTATCCACTTGTCATGTACAACAAAGATGAATGGAGTTTCAAAAGAAGTCAAAGAACAGCCAAAAagagattcaaaatttaaaaacacagAGGACATGTGATCTTTGGAAATTatgtatagaaaaagaaaaactgccATAAAtgttcaaaaattaaattgattgttaAAAGGTATTATGGATctattgacaattttttaaagagggccaaattttaaaaagaaaaaaaagaaaggattggGTGAtggttttgtgttttattaaGCAATACATTTATTGaaggagagagaagaaatCTTTGTCAATGCTGTCAAAAGAACAGAACAGAAGACAGAAGACAGAAGAGATTCTGTTTATTCATAATCTTATCCCAaataacttaaacattttgacaGCAACTGCTTGATGTATTGAGCCATTTATAATCACTATATTGGCTAACACAATCAATGAAAATGGTCCAACCCCTTCTTTATTACCATTTTGCAGATCTGATCTCTACCAGCTATGCAACACctacttaattaataatatccACATAATCACCAACCAAAATACactaaataaaatcattttttttattttgtaatgccCACCATATATGAGTaatctttcaaatatatatatatattatggttTGAAGTTGAACGTCATACTCCTTTCTAATAGTTGTCGCATTAtgatttgaattcaatttatctctaagttttttaattatgaagtTTTGAATTCTTAATAAAACAGAAGGGAGTGGACAATTACCCTCCTTTCTGttgttttagatttaaatttccTATCTCCATTTGgtccatttttaataattattttgtaagtggggttcctttttttaacatttaaaacttttacGTACTTTGAACTAACTAATAGATTAACTATAATTGATAGTCAAATATAGGTTGAGAATTCCTTCTCAAACAACTTCACCTTAGGCTCTCCTTAAGGACATATGCTactttttggaatttgataTGATCTCAGTCAAAACAATGCTCAAGATTTGCAAGGGAACCCTTACAATGCAGAAGATAATAAACTAATACCTGTGATAATCGTAGCAAAGGAGGcttcttcaaattaaattagcaCGACAAAGTTATGGAAATATACCCACaacaatagaaaaggaaaaacatctcacgtaaaataaattatgcaAAACCAGCATTGTTCaacttttggaaaaatatttaactcaAACGCATATTGAGATAATTCCTAAACAATCCATGAAGCAAATATACGGTCaatcaaacataaaacaaCATATGGCCAGAAAGGTAGATGATCAAATTGTCGTCAAAGTAAACGAAAAAGAATTACATACACTGAAGTCTTCTTGCTATAAGTTTAGCgatataactttttttgtcGTACATACAAATGAAACCTCAAAAGTTgctataagaagaaaaaaaacccctAGAATAGGCACCATAAGTATTTTGACACAAtacgacatttattttattagaacaTGACATCAAACATAAGATAACAGGATTTGTACTTCtagataaattaaagaaacgatgaatacaaacttttttaaagaaaaaattatgatgtAGATAGTAAATGTGAATTAAATtagatagagagaaagaaaagattgttGAAAGTGGATTTTTGTAGGAACCAATTAATAATGTGACCATATGTGTTCATTAATGAGTAATAAGGTAGTGAGGCCTACACAATATATTGCACGTATGCTTGTTTACACACATTATATTATTGCATATTCCTCATCAAACCATTCTGTTTAATTAAATGCCATTTGGGTCCCATCCCATTTCTtacactatttttttcttcttctttttcatgttcatatatatatttttttattttcattccaaACCCACTAATCATCTCTCATTTACCACCATCCAATTcttctaattatttgattaaattattggtTTGCATCAACAAAAGTTTATATCTATTTAgtccaatttttaaaatcatcatGAAATGTATCCGTAAACTTTTAAACTAGTTTTTAATAGTATGTCAATAAATTTGATCTTAAATtagtgattttaaaaacaatcatttaaataaaaacatgtatTTATACATTAcattgagattaaaaaaaaatatctcaatggctttttgaaatattgtacCATTAAGAGAATCAtccaaatgaagaaaaaaaaaaggtttcatCTAattgtatatacatatatccaACCAAATACAGCGATGGCAATCGAATATTTCCAAccaaatatatcttttttgttttcttggaatattttacaaaaatcttaaatatcaAAGAATAAAGCAATTTAAAGAATAACACAACAAATTTCATCGTAagctgtttttatttttcttttgccatcttaatatgcttttaaaaaaaccaaatagattcttaatttcttttttaaaaaatcatattatcaAATGTCACTCCCACATTTTTCAACTAAAGtataattaatctaaaataaCAACTAAACTAACTACACTATCAAATTTTGGTGTAAGTAGTTTATAATTTTCGTAGTATTAGAAAGTTTATGAGATTTTGCAATATTTGtaaactattattttcttttgttgttatttaataGATGAAACGTAGTAAATTTAAGATGTGTTTGTTTGATTGTAGagataaatttaagattgatgggaggaaaatgtaaatctaaatttagatatttaaaactatgaactaaaaaaatactaaaaatataaatggtatttaaattgttaaaagaaaaaaaaagaagagaaaaaacaaaagcccTCAAATCTATCTTTGACCATCGCCCACACGATCTCTCTCTCATGGCCTCTGTTTGATTCggttttgtaaatttgaacttttctcCTCGTCTTCATCGTCTCTTcactttcttccttcttcttctttcttcttctttcaatctCCCATTTTTCTCAGTCCAATCACACTCCCatttcactctctctctctctctcaatttcaCTCTTCCTCTCtgtttttatgtattttcaGATTCAATTTCTCTGACTCTCATTACTGCTTCCTTACTCTCTACTGCCTTCTATCAGTCTATTAATCATTAATTCAATCTTTCAATCTATCTCCTTCTCTGATTTACGGCTGGGATTCTTAATCTCACGTCTTCACCGCCGTTTGTCGGCCTTCTTCACTTTGAACTCTACTACCCATTACCGAAACATAGAGTATTAATCtcttttctactttcttttctcattcttatCTTTTTTCGCCACCGTTCCCCTGGTTCTCTCACTGTTTATGTTTCTGGGTTGATGTCTGCTTTCCATTTCTCTCGCCCTATGCGTCGTCTTCATCTTCCTTCGCTTTTCGATTCTGTATCTGCGCTGTGCTTCTGACTACGTACGTATGTCTTTTTCTGCTTTCCTtcactcttcttctttatcttttgAAGCTTTTAGGGGAATTGATTTGTGGGTTTGTTGTTTTTAGTTCTTTCTATTCgtgtttcctttctttatttaagTAGTTGTGAGTGAAAGTATGATTATGTTAGTTTCTGGTggtttgagttttattttctgCAGTTGCTCAAAATGGAATACTCTTACTATATTTGTCGTGGACGCCGTCCTAATGGTGAATAGCCAGTTAGAAAGGTTTAAAGCGGTTCTTTAAATCATATGGGTTTATGATGATAACTTTTTTCATCCGTGTTTAatcattgttttaaattactatattttcatCATCACACGAGCTTACTTTTTCAATAGTGTTcgcttttctctctcttttatccCCCTAAAGTTGGGTCTACTTTAGTAATGCGCTTATACTTATAGCTAAAGTGAAGGCAAAAGTTTTATCGATTTATAAAATTACAGATGGATGCTAAAGTGGGTTCTAGGCTAGagtattttggattttttttgcattggaacgatgagagagaaagacaaaGGGGGTGCCCTGTTGACACCatacattttcatatttatactATTCTACATCATGATTTTTGTGTCACTGGGTTGTGGAGGTTTTAAGTTCTTGATTATAGCTTGATTCAAATGGCATATTGGTGTTAGTTGAGTgatgtaaatttaaattgctTTCTGTTGCATGGTGATGAAGAAACTGCTAGTTGATCTCCATCAGAATGTTAAGCAGCATCTTCAAAGAAgacatcaaatttaaaagctttCTGTCAAATCACAATGTTGTTAGTAAACTGCTCTTGACGCTAGTGGAATTGATGTGGGAAATTTATTCCTCTAGATGGCTGTTTGAATAGCTACGAGCTTTCTTTCAACAAGTATTACTTTCCGTCTTAAATGATTGGAGTGATTAGAGAGTCTTTTTGACTTTAAACTTTACATGTCAGAGGATGTTTTTATTAGAAATGGAATGACGAGAGGGATGTCAATGTCAATAATAAGGCTCCTTGTAGGGTTGATTCCTTATGTTTGGCAAAGGGGATAGATCTCACATGCTTCAATGAAACGTTTTCTTGTTCACTTTACCTAACGGCCCTTTTTGTGTTCCTTACTTTTTGACCGAAGTATGTTGGTCTGACTTGGCTGCATGCTGTGATGGAATTTCCCAATGGGACTACTTAAAACTTCATTGCATTAGTGGTGGATAAACTATTTTCTTGGTAGCTTGTTTAAGGATTGGACTTTGGATGTTTTTCAATAGGGGATTTAATGattgcatttttttcttatcatgCATGCCAATGCTTCAGTACGTGTAGTTTAGTATGCAATGAATGATTGATTCGTTCTCAAAAAGATTGTTGGTCACCTCGTTGATGTGCCTGTGATTTGCTTCCTATTATTTTGGTGTGCGTTCTTTATATCTATTGTTGGTAGGTCTTGGTCTTTCCTCCCCATGTCATTCAACAGAATCATTCTTTctatctctttcttctcttctgtTCTCGAggaatttatgttaaaaaattgtttcgCTACATTCCTTCATATCATTTCAGGAATATTAGCTTGCCCATGGTTAGATTAATGCCTCCTTGATTGAAATCCACCTCAACAACCTTTATCTTATTGCCAACACACCATTCCTCAGCTTCTCCTTcatcatctctctctctaactccattttttattttttaaatctatgtaaaaaagaaaacatatgaaaTTTACAAGGAGAGGATTGCCATGGAGTTTTTCCATTAACATGGTAAAAAAAAGCCTCTGACAAATAATCTTTATTGTCAGAGATTCTTTGTTTTCCTTCTGGCTAAAGATTCCAAAAGAAAGCCCTCAAAAGCTTTTTTGTTCATCCATTTTTACGTCTTTATAATTTGTGATACTCTGCTCGTTGTGTGTTAATTGAATGATGTTTGCTCTATTGGTTCTCATTCTCTGAATATGTATATGTTTGCTCTATTGGTTTTCATTGTCTGAGTATGTTGCCCATGTATCAGTtctgtgtaatttttttttttttttgccccTCTAAAAGTTAGCTTATAGCTCAGGAATTGTTGTAGTGTCTTTTATGGATGCCAATGGTTTGCCATCATGTTTTGCAGTAGGAAAATTTGACCTTTTCAGTACAATCTATGGAACTTATTGGTCCAAGGAGAGTGAATAAAAAGAATCACCTTATTCAAGAGAATGGTGATTCTCTTTTATCAAATGCAGATGATCTTGATCCGTGGACTGCATGGGCCTATAAGCCGCACACAGTTTCTTTGTTACTTCTTGGTGCCTGCTTTCTTATGTGAGTGTTCTGTTCTCGGATTATGTATCTGTAATCCAACTCAATAACTTATTTGATAAGTACTGCCATGCTTATTTTCTGGAATACTATAGTAGTGAAGTATGCTTTTACATTCTAAGATATGGAAGTTCATGTTTTTTATAACCGAGCTGCTTCTATTTCTTCTTAGTAAAATGGAAACCAAATGCCCATCTTTTTGCTTTTCCATCTTGTTCAGAACAGAATAATAACTTTCActgaatttttttccttttctttttggtctTATTTTTCTACCACCTATCCTCTTCATCACTTTCAGCACCATGGCCTTCGACATTTATAGTTTTGGGTTGGATTCTAACACTTTGGATAGGAAGAATAAAGGGAGGGCATTAGAGACTCTATTTCCTAGTGCATGGTAATATTCAGTCTTGGATGATATTATACCCTTCAgttattttttccaaaatttgaatgacgtccttttgtttgtcttttgaATGAAAGCTTTTGCATGAACTAACCGCGgcaatgattttattttgttgtttggatGTGTTTGTCAGCTGGGCCAGTGGTGCTCTAGATCCTGAATGCGCTGCTTCAAGTGATCTTGTTTCATCAGTTAAAAGGTTTGCTTCAGAATGATAAATATCTCTCCTTCAAAAACAAGTAATTGTCTTTTCCTCTTGATAAACTGTAGTTCATGCTGCTTCTCATAGGGGTGTGTGGGCAATGATCGCTGTATTCCTTGCATATTGCCTGCTTCAAGCTCCTTCTACGTGagttattatttcaatttcagAGTTTGCTTATAgttttttggttgtttaacttttatcatttctaGTAGACTTGATCAATAAAATGGCTAGTGATTGCATGATTTGACCCATCATTATAAGATGTTTTCTTGCATCTAAATTATTGTAACTACTGTAGTTTAGATTGGAGTCGTTTTCTAAAAGCTCCTTGACAGGGGGAAATCTCGTCCCtctggctttttttttttttgaagagaTATTGTTTCATATCCAACCAAACAATGTGTTCGTGTTTTTAGGGGAAAATGTGTGTATTTTGAGGACattattccttttttgttttgttttcctaACTTGAACTgtatattattgtaaaatgaaaatattagtaataatttgaattgagtTTTGGAGGATTGAGTTTTGATGGTATGAGTGCTAATATTTTGCTAATCTTGCAGGATTCTTATTAGGCCGCATCCAGCTGTATGGCGCCTAGTACATGGCTTAGCTGTCATTTATCTTGTAGCACTcacatttttacttttccaGGTAGATTTCTCAGTTTGCAATCAATTAAgtaaacatatatttgaagTTCTTGGTTTTTACATCTGATGATTGAcctttgttttctcttttgacATTTCTTCACCGTGATCAATCACCTTTGATTGTTCATATTTTGGTCTTCCCTAATCCCATGCCACATAGCGTTCAAAATCTAGTGAAGCTTCTATATCATCGTTTTCTTCTGTATAATGTATTTGctcattcataaatttattttcagaaACGTGACGATGCTCGAGCATTCATGAAATTTCTTCATCCTGATCTAGGCCTTGGTAATAAGTTTATGCTTTTAGATCATGAACATTTGCCTTATGGTGTCTTCTTTTCAACTGCgtgttctaattattttttttgttctgaTACTTGATTTAGAGCTTCCTGAAAGATCATATGGTACTGATTGCCGTATAGTTATTCCTGAAAATCCCACAAGCAGGTTTAAGAATGTCTATGTATGATTTCTTCTGTTCCAATTTCAATTACATTGTCTCATGTGCTACCATGAGCTTTATTTATCAGAATAATGCCAAGGGACTTCGTGTTTCTGATTATGTTTGTTTACTCAGGCAACATTATTTGATGAATTTGTTCCTGCTCACATAATTGGATGGTGGGGAAAGGCTATATTGATCCGTAACCAGCCCCTTCTTTGGGTACTATCAATTGGGTTCGAGTTAATGGAGGTTAGATATATAGtcaatattgttttttctatcTTGGCAATGTTCCCATCATCTGGTTTCTAAAGTAGTCGCCATTTTTCCACTAATGTTGCAAAAGTTTCAACTTTCTCCagagaattataaattttttcaatcaaGCAGTTcgattttgaaactaattattGAGAAcgaatatatatttgaagtatTTGAAACTATTGAAAGTAGAGAAAAGGCATACACCGACTTACGCGGAAATCCCGAGTACCggaagaaaaaccacgatatattgttcttattattttctaattaattacaaagGTACAACGAGTGAGATTAAATAGAATACACAAGGACaaggcaaaagaaaaaaaggaaaaaaatatttttggtaaACTTTCCATAAACTAACAGAAACTAATTATTGGAAAGAAGTCCCATTACTAGAGGGAAAGAAAGTAGAGATTATATAGTTATatgcaaatttgataatttccAAAGCATAGTGATTGGCGAGAGGGTTATATAAACAGAGAAAAGAGCTCGTTGTACAGATGGTGAAATATCACTACGAATTTTGTGGAAGAAGAGTTCCATAACTGGAGAGAACGGGAAGTTCATACGAAGTTTTAGTGGGTAGGTTtaatcaaatgataaaatctAGTCTAGTgaattcttttcttatttgggGAGGgttggtttaatttttcaattatgttaGGTAAGAACAGGgataatttgtattttgttaaaaagatGTTGACTTATAGAGTACAGCCTTCTACAAACTATATTCCTATTCTATTCCTTGGTTATTTAGGTTGGACATGACTAATAATTGTGATGTCCTGAGGTTATTGTATTAAGcttgttttttcatttcatgacCTTTCatggttttttgtttgtctttgactaatgcaatttttcacTCAAATCATCCATTTAACTTGAAAATTTCTCTTATTGGTCTAGCTTACCTTCCGCCATATGCTACCAAATTTCAACGAATGCTGGTGGGACAGTATTATTCTTGACATTCTAATTTGCAATTGGTTTGGTGAGTTTCTACacttctaaaaaatattagaaaatggaAGTTACTTCGTGGATCAATTGTGATATGCCATCTTAATGTTGGAGAAAAATGCCATGCTTCATGTGGATGATATAGATATGTGTTAAATGTCACATTAAATTTAACCTCACGCACTGGCTTAAGTTTTTGGGCTAATTAGTGATTTATGATGATGGTATCAGAGCTGGTGGTCTAGAGAAGTCCTGTGTTCGAGCCCTTGTAATGTTAATTTCTCGACTAATTAATATTGGTTTTCACTTGTTGGtcatttttcatgtttcaagcccacaagtgaggggaaatgttaaatattaaattaaatttaccatcACCCCCAATTAAGCTTATGGGTTAATTGGTGATTTGAGACTTCACATATGGCTTTTAATTACTGCTGTTAGTTTGTGTTTAATCGAAAGCCTTCATTTCTATTACTTGTTTCTGCAGGAATATGGGCAGGAATGCGCACTGTTCGATATTTCGATGGGAAAACATACAAGTGGGTTGGCCTAAGTCGTCAACCTAATATTATTGGAAAAGTAAGTCTTGCATTGATTTCCCATCACGAAATAAAACTGATCGTATATTCTGTTCCTTAATGATAGGAATGTCCTCAACTGTGATTTATGAATAACTTGAGTGCTTACCAAGAAAATTTATGGTAGCGTTAATTCAGGATCTAGGTGAAATGGAGAGAGTTATTTATCTTATGAAAAACTCCAAATATGGGAACATCAACCATGACTTGACTGAATATAATCTGGCGGCCTTGTTTGGCTCTTCTGAGATGTGAAATTTCCCATTTTTAGAAAGGCACATTTTCCActtatttctaaatatatgcAACTGTATTTAGGGGAAGTGCTATGTTTGATTTTATCCATTTATGAattataatctttttcttaaatgcaTCGGCTACACCTCTTTCAATCGTACGATTTGTAAAACAATCTAATGGTGTGTAGTCGTCTTATATACAGGTGAAGCGGACCTTGGGACAGTTCACCCCAGCCCAGTGGGATAAAGATGAGTGGCATCCGTTACTTGGTCCATGGCGTTTCATTCAAGTTCTTGCTCTTTGCATTGTTTTCTTGACGGTGGAGCTTAATACATTCTTTTTGAAGTACTGTCTCTGGGTTCCTCCTAGAAACCCTGTAATAGTATACAGGTTGGTTCTATGGTGGTTAATCGCCATACCGACGATGCGTGAGTACAACGTTTACCTTCAAGACAGGTTCTTTCTCCTTCCCTTTTAAGTGTTTCTCTGTTTCGGAATCATGAATCTTTGTTAAGGAAAACACAACACATAAAAATCTGATGGAAGATCCTTGTTACATTCCTCTATTCCAGGAAACCCGTGAAAAAAATTGGGGCATTCTGTTGGCTCTCTCTTGCCATTTGTGTGGTTGAACTTCTAATTTGTGTGAAGTTTGGACATGGTTTGGTTCttgatctttttcttttccttttatggaCAATGGGTGATCAAACCTTTGACCTCAATGTTAACAGTATGCTCATTGATGAAATACTAATACATTTCCTCTTACtgttgtcttttttttctttaggttTATATCCTAAACCAATGCCATCTTGGTTGGTGCAATTCTGGATATCTGTTGGAGTTTCCCTTGTATTATTCCTGCTTATTTGGAGCTGGCAACTTCACCAATTAGTTGCAAGGAAAAAGtggaaataatttttattgatttcttcataggaaaagaaaaaaggaattctttttatttatgggAATCTCATTGAtcataatgtaaaatttttaatgtattttgtaGATAGCAATCAGATTTTCTATTAGGTTAGTGGTAGAGTCGATGTGAGGTTTTTCTTTGGAGGGAAGAATGTCTTTCATGCCTAAAATAAGGCTAATACGTTTGATTATCCACCCAAATGGTGGCCtacatcatttttatattgtgCAACTTATagaatttaattcatttggcATTGCAATGCCTTCCAACAGTGTTTTGTTTCCTGAATGTAAATCAAACGTATCagattctaaaatatataaagaataaattgtTACACAGTCAGGTTATATTGttactttttcaaagatttttaCCTACATTTAGTGCATATTTGAGAATGATTTTGAAACGGTTAGAGTTACTTTTACCACgttcaaagttaattttagatttgtaaCATGTACATCACTAAGAGTATATAAACACTTTCTTTTGcatatataaatacttttttatacaCTTGAAAAGTCAATCCAAACGTGCACCAAAATCAAACATTCATGTTTCATTATAACGAAACTTCTAAATGTTCTAGTATCTAGACATCTATACTTGTTTTATTATAGTAaatcttttaattgttttagttgtttaaatattattttatctattgaTACTACTATAAAAGCCTAAATGCATTTATCAATGCTCTATATATAgagatttttaaaagtataacaattgacaaactattta encodes:
- the LOC101208533 gene encoding CDP-diacylglycerol--serine O-phosphatidyltransferase 1 isoform X1, which encodes MELIGPRRVNKKNHLIQENGDSLLSNADDLDPWTAWAYKPHTVSLLLLGACFLITMAFDIYSFGLDSNTLDRKNKGRALETLFPSACWASGALDPECAASSDLVSSVKRGVWAMIAVFLAYCLLQAPSTILIRPHPAVWRLVHGLAVIYLVALTFLLFQKRDDARAFMKFLHPDLGLELPERSYGTDCRIVIPENPTSRFKNVYATLFDEFVPAHIIGWWGKAILIRNQPLLWVLSIGFELMELTFRHMLPNFNECWWDSIILDILICNWFGIWAGMRTVRYFDGKTYKWVGLSRQPNIIGKVKRTLGQFTPAQWDKDEWHPLLGPWRFIQVLALCIVFLTVELNTFFLKYCLWVPPRNPVIVYRLVLWWLIAIPTMREYNVYLQDRKPVKKIGAFCWLSLAICVVELLICVKFGHGLYPKPMPSWLVQFWISVGVSLVLFLLIWSWQLHQLVARKKWK
- the LOC101208533 gene encoding CDP-diacylglycerol--serine O-phosphatidyltransferase 1 isoform X2, with translation MELIGPRRVNKKNHLIQENGDSLLSNADDLDPWTAWAYKPHTVSLLLLGACFLIWASGALDPECAASSDLVSSVKRGVWAMIAVFLAYCLLQAPSTILIRPHPAVWRLVHGLAVIYLVALTFLLFQKRDDARAFMKFLHPDLGLELPERSYGTDCRIVIPENPTSRFKNVYATLFDEFVPAHIIGWWGKAILIRNQPLLWVLSIGFELMELTFRHMLPNFNECWWDSIILDILICNWFGIWAGMRTVRYFDGKTYKWVGLSRQPNIIGKVKRTLGQFTPAQWDKDEWHPLLGPWRFIQVLALCIVFLTVELNTFFLKYCLWVPPRNPVIVYRLVLWWLIAIPTMREYNVYLQDRKPVKKIGAFCWLSLAICVVELLICVKFGHGLYPKPMPSWLVQFWISVGVSLVLFLLIWSWQLHQLVARKKWK